agttgaagagcttgtgtttgaccttcatttgggcacaaatccatagaactgagtggagacacagagtgctgcttcaagctgctgactgatgtgctctcagtgttactgtctataaagttttgtaattcatttccagcctttatgaCGTGAACATGATACTAGATCTTGAGTTTCTTCTCTTAGTGGCCGGGGGTTGAAGGACACATGAACCTTTACAAGCTTGTATTAATTAACTTTATTGTAGTTTATTGGTTTGAGTGTGGATCAGGATATGCTCAAgttgaaaaaatacttttttattcaaCGTTTGTTTCTGGCTATGCAGGTTTATTGGTAGATTTACAATGACATAAACCAATATAACATGAAAGGGAACTTTATTATTGTACTTGTACAATAGTAAAAATCCGCACCCTTATTGGCTGGTaccctaaaaaatatataatcatattattaatttaataatgttCTCAATGGAATGGTTGAAACTGGCTGAATAAATCGAGTGATTGACTGAAATATCCAAAATTAAGGGAGGCTTCCTGAGGTCACctgtcaagagagagagaagatagagagagagactattgTCCTTCACCTgaagtttttttacttttaatataaCTACagccttcctgaggtttctgatgtgatcactgtatttccttgtattTAAGAAgtcctgtgtactcaaataaatacctgtACTACAAGCTATGAAGTACTGCATCATTTCACAAtgagaacataaaaaaaagaaaaaaaatgaattgattcAGTCGACAGAAAAGCCGGAGTActtttatttggaaatgggtagaccacaggaagtgttgcaataatttgtgtttgtgacgttctcaacagataaacattgaaactggtgtgaaagatcatttcactgtgttctgctgtaaactgagcacaaaaccagaaggaaatagaccagaccttgaatatctagaagagcagcgtggcctgaaccacaactgagacgcagccggtgcaacatggacgaggacatttcagagcaagttggaccctcacacacaaagtaagagacctgctacaaacatgtgaagctccaaactgaatcctcacagaatgaaccagtgaatgatgtgttctgaataaaaacatgtttgtgtttgcagaggtcaggaccacagactgagagcagagtctccagggtccagctgtctgtctctgaagagtgaccggTCCATGGGACATCCTCTAAACTTCAGttatgaacctggaccctcacacacagagtaagagacctgctacaaacatgtgaagctccaaactgaatcctcagagaattaaccagtgaatgatgtgttctgaataaaaacatgtttgtgtttgcagaggtcaggaccacagactgagagcagagtctccagggtccagctgtctgtctctgaagagtgactggtccagaTTAGAGCCtctaaacttcagtaatgaacctggaccctcacacacagagtaagagactgtttctactgtgacctgctctgaagaggatctagtttcctctagtgtggcccctgcattaggacacagcttcattgaagttggtgactaatctctcagaatcactcaaagagctcagacctccaccaagaaccaacaagtccttatgaaaccactttgaaatccactagagactcattttgatttggatccgcaccaaattccacacaatggtaaacatcagtcctctgatcatgtctgtgaaagaggaccccccccccgatctggttcacagaccacagctTTCCACCAAGTTAATGgtaatctgtgttttttataatcccactaacgaaccaaccaacacacaaacatactgggtaaaaagaaaacctccttgacagaagtgatgacaacctgtgactgtgacatgtgagttatcaggacatgtcttcacagggagaggaagaggagtcatgtttctgaggaggagcagtcgtcctgctgtgctttgtgtcagggcgtcctgaaggatccagtctccaccaggtttggacactggttctgcagacagtgcatcacctcatactgggaccagtctggctcttcaggagactcctcctgtccccagtgtggacaaagacccagaagaggagctggagctcagacagccggtcagagcagcactgtacatgtgtctgctgatgtcttcacttctgacatcagcacatgtggttttattttgttccttcaaacagcatcaacatttaacatcgttagaaaagcacaaagttaaaaagcttttattttctgtagtttttctgtatctgatgaaaacaatcagcagattctcagattctctgtctctcacattgtttcttgtctttcagcagatcgtggtctgcaggaggtttcagatgaacataagctcagtctgaggaggagatgtgaacatgtgactgaaggaagtgatgaaacaggaagtagaaccctcctcaacaggatctacactgagctccacatcacagagggacagagtgaagaggttaatactcaacatgaggtgaggcagcttgagacggcttccaagaagaagatcctccacgacactcccatcaaggtccacgacatctttaaagcctccactgaccagcagagcagcatcagagtcgtcctgaccaacggcgtcgctggcgttggaaaaaccttcttggtgcagaagttcactctggactgggcagagggtttagagaaccaggatgtgggtctgctggctgtgctttcgttcagggagctgaacctggtgaaggaccagcagcacagtcttctcacgctgctccatgttttccatccagagttacagaagctcacagcagagacgctcgctgtctgtaaacctttgttcatctttgacggcctggatgaaagcagaccttctctggacttcaaccacagggagcttgtgtctgaggtcacacagaggtcatcagtcaacgtgctgctgaccaACCTCATCCgagggaatctgcttccctcggctctcgtctggataacctccagacctgcggcggccaatcagatccctccgtCATGTGtcgacagggtcacagaagtacgaggcttcactgaggcccagaaggaggagtacttcaggaggagattcagtgatgaagagctgtgcagcagaatcatctcacacatcaagacgtccaggagcctccacatcatgtgtcaaatcccagtcttctgctggatcagtgctacagttctggagcacatgttgaccacagaccagagaggagagctgcccaagaccctgactgacctgtactcacacttcctgctggttcagacaaagaggaagaacaacaagtacggtgagggacatgagacgactccacagcagctgacggaggctgacagggacgttctcctgaagctggggaggctggcacttaaacatctggaggaaggaaacatcatgttctaccaagaagacctggagcggtgtggtcttaatgtcagaCAGGCCttggtgtactcaggagtttgtactgagatcttcagaagagagtgtgtgatcttccagaaatcagtctactgctttgttcatctgagcgttcaggagtttctggcagcagtctacatgttccactgttacaccgagaggaacacagaagaactcaagaacttcttgggaacatgtgaggacacagacagtacctcatccctggatgacctcctggagagaaccatggagaaatccctcaccagtacaaatggtcatctggacctgtttgttcgcttccttcacggcctcagtctggagtccaaccagagagtcttaggaggcctgctgggtcggacagggaacaatccagagattatccagagagtcatcaacagcctgaaggagatgaagagtgataacatttctcctgacagaagcatcaacatcttccactgtctgactgagatgaacgaccactcagttcatcagcaggtgaaacagttcctgatgtcagagaacaaatcaaaggagaaactctctgagatccactgctcagctctggcctacatgctgcagatgtcagaggaggttctggatgagttggacctgaaggATTTCAAaacatcagaccagggtcgagTGAGACTGattccagctgtgaggaactgcaggaaggctcggtgagtccacacatgatcaataacatgttcaatcagtggagatgagtcgttcttcaaatacactcattcaagaggccatgaacataTTATGTGACCTTctcctttgacctctgaccacctgaatctaatgagttcctctgttagtctgaatgaacgcttgtaccaaatctgaaaggattctcttgaggagtttttaacaaaaaggggatttagcagggtgagggtcacatgatc
The genomic region above belongs to Pleuronectes platessa chromosome 4, fPlePla1.1, whole genome shotgun sequence and contains:
- the LOC128437741 gene encoding NLR family CARD domain-containing protein 3-like, whose translation is MCQIPVFCWISATVLEHMLTTDQRGELPKTLTDLYSHFLLVQTKRKNNKYGEGHETTPQQLTEADRDVLLKLGRLALKHLEEGNIMFYQEDLERCGLNVRQALVYSGVCTEIFRRECVIFQKSVYCFVHLSVQEFLAAVYMFHCYTERNTEELKNFLGTCEDTDSTSSLDDLLERTMEKSLTSTNGHLDLFVRFLHGLSLESNQRVLGGLLGRTGNNPEIIQRVINSLKEMKSDNISPDRSINIFHCLTEMNDHSVHQQVKQFLMSENKSKEKLSEIHCSALAYMLQMSEEVLDELDLKDFKTSDQGRVRLIPAVRNCRKARVRGCGLSETHCEVVASALKSDPSHLRELDLSFNNLEDSEVKLLCSGLESPNCRLETLRLWSCRLSEISCSSLASALRSNPSHLRELDLRGNNLPDSGVKELFDLKKSSTCRLETLRSVDGWSQSTLLSSVFY